atatttaaataaataaaatataataaaacagtACAGTTTACACATGCGACTTTCATGAATCACATGTTGTGGACAACAAATATCATACCTTTCAGGATCGCCCATCACTATAGTTCAAATCAAAATCTAGTTGGCTTATATTACTGATGAGATgtgttttgttaaaaaattgtttgataattattattattattattattatttataattttgtgaTGAATTCTTTATGACTATTGATCGGATCTGTTTTCTGGATCCGATTAACAGAGTTCTTAATCGAATTTTCGAGTTTAgagtaaaagaaataatttcacaaaatttgtaattatttaaattaattataacgTATCTTATCGCTAAACAATAAACATTCCACgtaattcattttgaaaaaataagtaaaatttataaattaaataaaatattattataatataattttaattttaatatttaaaaattttaaattatttttatattttattaaaatatttaaaaaaattataataattatatgaaataaaataagaagaatGGGATGATTTAACTGTCTATCtgtttattaaaattttcttttataataattttaagtgaaAGTTGAACCGTGTGACCCTTCGGCAGGCTGGTGCGTAAAACAGACACAGCCGGCAAATCCAACGGCCACAATTGCCCCATGGAAAGTCCTCCACCCAAGGGTACATCAAAGTCTATGGACAGCGTAAAACAAAGAACTAATCAAGTGAAGAGCTCAGTCAGCCTACACTCCAGCTGATAACTCAGACACTCTCAGAGGCGGTACATCGAGAGAGCAGCGGCGTCGTGTATCGATGGCGCAGAAGAGGAATCTTGTGATCGATCCCAAGAGCGGTTTCTGTAAATCAAACTCCGTCTTCTACAGCAAACGTAAGACTCCCGCACACCCACTTAACCATTCCTTGGACGTCACCACCTTCATCTCTTCCCGGGCCCACCATGGCAAGATCGCCTTCGTCGACGCGTCCACCGGCCGCCACCTCACCTTCCCCGATCTCTGGCTTGCCGTTGATTCCGTTGCCACTTTTCTCTCCGAGATGGGCGTCAAGAAAGGCCACGTCATCTTCCTCCTCTCTCCCAACTCCATCTCCTTCCCCGTTGTGTGTCTCGCCGTCATGTCCCTCGGCGCCGTAATAACCACCACCAACCCCCTCAATACCGACCGAGAAATCGCCAAGCAGATCACCGATTCGAAACCGGTCCTCGCTTTCACTATTCGCGAACTCGTCCCCAAACTCGCCGGGTCAAATCTCCGAATAGTACTACTGGACGAGCAGTCCATCCCCACTGTTCAGAATGCTAGAATTGTGGCCACGTTGGAGGAAATGCTGAAGAAGCACCCAAGTGGGACCCGAGTCAGGGAACGAGTCAACCAGGACGACACGGCGACTCTGCTCTACTCGTCAGGCACCACCGGTGCGAGTAAAGGGGTGGTGGGTTCACATAAGAGCCTCATAGCAATGGTTCAAATCGTGCTCAGCCGCTTCAATTTGGACGAAGGAGACCATAGGTTCATCTGCACTGTCCCTATGTTTCACATCTACGGTCTAGCAGTGTTCGCGTTGGCCCTACTGGCGTCAGGAACGACGGTGGTGATCCTCTCCAAGTACGAGATGCATGACATGCTCTCAGCGATCGAGAAGTACCGGGTAACATACCTCCCTCTGGTGCCGCCTATTCTAGTGGCGCTCGTGAACAGCGCTGATCAGATACGGAACAAGTACAATCTGAGCTCGCTGCAATCGGTTTTGTCCGGTGGAGCCCCGCTGAGCAAGGAGGTGATCGAGGGGTTCGTGGAGAGATATCCAACGGTGACAATTCTTCAGGGGTACGGTTTGACAGAATCGTCAGGGGTGGGTGCGTCCACGGACTCATTGGAGGAGAGCAGGCGATACGGAACGGCGGGGTTGTTGTCCTCAGGCATGGAGGCAAAGATTGTGAGCCCGGAGACCGGTGAAGCTCTGCCGGTGAACCGGCCCGGTGAGCTTTGGCTCAGAGGTCCCACCATCATGACAGGTACattttaatattgaaaaatgattgtatgattataaaatatgctattcatacatttttatttttttatttttatagttaaaaaatggttattatttataaattttttaatagttaaagatgtctaaaaaattattaaaaaaaaaaattcgtttatattatttgatagcgatatatttataattaataaatcgGAAAATGACTTTATTAAACTCCGTGCTTTCAtacttattaataaaaataaaataaaataaaatatatttataatcgtgAATTACATAtgaattaacataaaataataagggACAAATAAAcagtaaatctttttaaaaacaaaaatcatattgGTCTGTGCATGAGAAGAAATGAATGTTTTGTCTTCATCTTTACTTTATCGTTACTCATTATTTATCTTAAGTcctattatttaaatacaatacTGTCACGTTTTCATTTATATTCCCGACAAAAAGATAAGCTTTTTGTTTCCTTGTATTCTTCGTGCGACGGGTCTGACTTAGAGCACTGGCACTGAACAATGAAGTCTTAAATATATCTAATATCTATTTCAATGAGCTGTATTGGACTAATTAAAGTTGTTTAAGTGAAACTTTGAGAAACAGTAAATGGAAAGGAAAGGGGAAGTCCAAACTTGGCTAGTCATTGTTAGGGCTGAGCACCTACAGATCGGAATCGGTATCTGggtcctccgactccgactccgactacgactccgactccgacctCCGATTCCGGCTCCGAAGGCTATATGCTCCACTttggctccgactccgacttgtcggagcggagtcggtgAGACCGTGGGAGGGCAGTGGGTACCGTGCGATGACCCAGATCTGCGACAGCATGGGGACTCGGGGCGACGGCCGACGGGGACTGCCGAGTGCCGACTGGGGCACCTGAAAACagagtttcaaaaaaatcaaaaaacaaatcaacaaccaaaaccataacagataaaagagaaatcaaagattcaaaacaaCTAAAACAGATTTCAAACCCAAGAACGAATCGAACGATTtctgttagagagagagagagagaaagagaggagatACCGAAGAAGCAATGACGCGTCGGAAGCTGGGGCTGAGTTGTGGCTGAGATCGTGGCGCCGTTTCGTGGTCGAATCGTGGGGGTTGAGCTAGGAGTCAAATGGCCGAATGAGTGACTGAAGTAAAGTAGTAAATCCTAAAGCAAAGCTGAGAGTGAGGGACCGGACTCGGGGGGAAATTAAACCTTGTTTGGCCTGAAGTAAACGGTGCCGTTTACctccaaaacggcgccgttttggagTAATGAACTCTGTTTTTGTGACCAAAACAGAGTCCAACGATGCCGTTTGGGCTCTGTTTTGGCatttttagccttttttttttttttgtttgttgtaaaccctaaatcaaatattaattttgttttaatactatatatattaactatactattatatataatataactatatattatataagtataactatatatattatataagtataaatatatatagtctaatgaCTCTAATACTatacagtatatatatagttatatagtatattatatatatatatataaactatactatatataatattataatatataaaataaaataagatatttgatattaaaataaggtatagtaacttatagtaaattagtaatgtaaattaactatataaggtatagttatataaaatatataaatatatatgattaatgtataaaaaatacatagtatagtaactatataatatataagcccttaatatatatagtatatatataatctataattatatataatataactatatattatatattaacttatagtaaactagtaatgtaaaatataaaataagctatagtaaattatatagtaacttatatagtaacttatagtaaattaataatgtaaattaactatataaggtatagttatataaaatatataaatatatatgattaatgcataaaaaatacatagtatagtaactatatattatataagccctcaatatatagagtatatatataatctataattatatataatataactatatattatatattgacttatagtaaattagtaatgtaaattaattatataaggtatagtaacttatagtaaattagtaatataaattaacttataataactatattaacttatattattcattataatgtttatacattattatttattagatgttaatatattgaaaacatatatttttataaaatatgcataatatcggagttggagtcggagttggagtggaagtcggagtcggagtcggatgggaagtcggagtcggaggatgaGTCGGAGTCGAATCGGagcggagtcagagtcggaaCACCTCCACCTCCAACTCTGACTTTTCAGTGGGAAAaaactccgacttgtcggagttgGAGCGgaggcggagtcggagtcggagttggagtcagattttcagatttctgctcagccctagtCACTGTCCACATATCAAATCCATATTTAATTTCTAAACTTTTGATTATTTACATTCTAATGTTAAAACTAACCCtatgttaattaattatttaataatttctaaattattaattaacatatgctTAATGTAGtggcaaaatattaaaaaaaatatatatttaaaaatattgttaaaaaaaatatatcatattatactTGAATGGATTTGGCTTTTAGCCAAAACATATAGTTTTAGCCAAATTTTGACTTTGGTTTTAGCTAGGctattgccaatgctcttaggaCTCATTTAGacttttggagtttttttttttaattttgtgaatagtagtgaaatgatttgagttgagatattttattgagttttgaaaaatgagagaaagagttaagtaaaattattataaagttaaaaaattgtttgaatatagtttttaatatatatttttttaagtttgtaaaagttgtattggtttttgtatttggataatacttaggtaataattagatgaaaatatttaagatttgaaattgaaaaatattttgtatttgagtgatgtttgggattgaaattatgaaaagttttgaTAATTTCAAGTCTCATGTCCATGTTCAAAGGTCCCCTTATTGGCAGTTTGGACTTGACCaagttttcttaaataattgAATTGTCAGCAAGCAAGCAATGTAATGACTCAATGGAAAAGCCTAAACCATACGgcttatatttcaaaatgattagtcaatgatacaattaataTCCCATTAGAACATTATAAatagcaagaacttctccttctcAAATAATATGGAATCTCATATACCACCTATGTTATCCTCTTATCATATGGGGAATCACGAGCAAGCACTGATATTGTTGAAAATTGGAGAGCTGATCTCACTAATAAGAGAGCAATGGAAACAAAAATGTCTGTTGTTTACATGAATATTTATAGGCTTCAAAGAGTCCTTATAGCTTCCAATCTTAACCTAACTCATGATTTACTTCACACATAACTCCCAATTACATGAATAATGAATCCCGTACGTGTAGCTCTCACTTGAAAGCACAAGACAACTCTTTGAGAGAGATACTAGATTGGTAACTTATGTAGAAGAGTAAATATTCTGAAGCTCACAATGGAAATATCAACACACATATATTGATCTGTTTTGTAACCATTTATACAGAGGTTTACAAACCTATCTAATGGATTTGTACAGCTAAGGAAATATTGTATACAACGGTTACAGATTTGCcttactaaaaataaaacaactacaTCAATTAGAGGCCATGATACTCGGCTTGATGATTGCTGCAAATCACTTCCAGATTTGTTGTTGAATTTGAATCTTATTCTTATCTTGTGTCACTTTCCTTAATACGCCCCCGCAAAATTGAGCTTCCATCGGCAAGACCAATTTTGGCTCTTAGAAATTCTGTGCGTTCCTGGGACAGTGGCTTAGTTAGTAGATCAGCCAATTGATCTTGAGTATGAACATGACTCACTTTAAGCGCACCTTTCTGAACTTGATCACGCACAAAATGGAGATCAATTTGAATATGTTTCATTCTTGAATGTTGGACCGGATTGAAGCTTAGATGAGTCGCTCCAAGATTGTCACATAGAAGAGAAGTTGGCAGCTTTAATGAAAAACCCAGTTCTTGAAGAAGGGCAAGTAACCACATTGTTTCTGATGCACCATTGGCCAGCGCTCGATATTCTGCTTCCGTGGTGGACCTAGCAACAGCACGTTTTTTTGAACTCCATGAGATGGGATTGTAGCCCAGAAATGTTATGTAAGCTGATGTGAAAGTTCGATCATCAATGTTTCCAGCCCAGTCTGCATCAGTGTAGGTTGTTAAACATGGTGCTGCAGCTGATTTGAGGTGAATACCATTAAAGATTGTCTTCTTAAGATATCGAAGAAGTCTCTTAGTGGCAGTCCAATGAGTGACTGTTGGCTTGTGCATAAATTGAGAGAGCTTATTAACAGCAAAAGATATGTTGGGCCGAGTAAGAGAAAGGTATTGTAAGCTGCCAATAACACGCCTATACTCTGCTGTTTACAGCAGCCGTGCCATCTCCTAGCTGAAGGGATTGAGTGGTTGACAGCGGGGTAGAGACATCCTTTGCACCAGCCATGTGTGTATTCTCCAAGATGTCATGAACATACTTATGTTGGGAGAGAAATACACCTGCAGTAGTTGGTATAGCTTCCACTTCTAGGAAGTAATGAAGAGAACCCATATCTTTCAAGGAAAATTGGTCACCAAGTTTGGTAACAACATGAGCTACAAACTTCTTGTCATTACTTGTAATGActaaatcatcaacataaacaaggAAATAGTAGATAATGGAATCATGGTGATAAACAAAAAGAGAGGAATCAGCTTTAGAATTTTGGAACCCGAGTGCTAGAAGAGCAGTTTTTAAAGCTGAATACCAGGCCCTTGGGGCTTGATTGAGACCATAAATTGCTTTCCTTAGCCGACACACATAATCAGGGTGAGACAAATCTTTGAAACCTGGAGGTTGCATCATGTACATAGTTTCAGTTAGATTTCCATGTAAAAAAGCATTGTTTACGTCCATTTGTTTTAAGGGCCACTCATTCATGACTGCAATGCTCAGCATTGTCCTTATGGTGGCTGGTTTAACCACTGAACTAAAGGTTTTGTTATAATCAACT
This genomic window from Carya illinoinensis cultivar Pawnee chromosome 7, C.illinoinensisPawnee_v1, whole genome shotgun sequence contains:
- the LOC122315768 gene encoding probable CoA ligase CCL5 gives rise to the protein MAQKRNLVIDPKSGFCKSNSVFYSKRKTPAHPLNHSLDVTTFISSRAHHGKIAFVDASTGRHLTFPDLWLAVDSVATFLSEMGVKKGHVIFLLSPNSISFPVVCLAVMSLGAVITTTNPLNTDREIAKQITDSKPVLAFTIRELVPKLAGSNLRIVLLDEQSIPTVQNARIVATLEEMLKKHPSGTRVRERVNQDDTATLLYSSGTTGASKGVVGSHKSLIAMVQIVLSRFNLDEGDHRFICTVPMFHIYGLAVFALALLASGTTVVILSKYEMHDMLSAIEKYRVTYLPLVPPILVALVNSADQIRNKYNLSSLQSVLSGGAPLSKEVIEGFVERYPTVTILQGYGLTESSGVGASTDSLEESRRYGTAGLLSSGMEAKIVSPETGEALPVNRPGELWLRGPTIMTGYFSNAEATASTLDSEGWLKTGDICYIDDDGFIFVVDRLKELIKYKGYQVPPAELEALLLTHPEISDAAVIPFPDKEAGQCPMAYVVRKAGSNLSDRAVMDFVTGQVAPYKRIRRVAFIDSIPKNPSGKILRKDLIQLATSKL